From a single Couchioplanes caeruleus genomic region:
- a CDS encoding IS5 family transposase, which produces MKRERRYPSDLTDAQWEIVEPMLPLIKEPGRIPKHPRRAIVDAILYVVRSGCSWRQLPVDFPPWQTVYWQFQQWEQRQVTERILEELREQLRLAEGREPEPSAGVMDSQSVKAADTVGRDSRGYDAGKKVNGRKRFIVTDTLGLLVVVCVMSASWQDRDGAKTTLLSTYTASPIRYVFADQGFAGKLVDWAAETLKITVEIVRKPADQQGFVVHPKRWVVERSLAWLTAHRRLARDYERDPAVSEALIRWAAINTMVRRLDRGRPATRQARRTLSAPG; this is translated from the coding sequence GTGAAGCGTGAGCGGCGGTACCCGTCGGACTTGACCGATGCGCAGTGGGAGATCGTGGAGCCGATGCTCCCCTTGATCAAGGAGCCAGGTCGGATCCCGAAGCATCCGCGGCGGGCGATCGTGGACGCGATTCTGTACGTGGTCCGCAGCGGCTGCTCGTGGCGGCAACTACCGGTTGATTTCCCGCCCTGGCAGACCGTGTACTGGCAGTTTCAGCAGTGGGAGCAACGCCAGGTCACCGAACGGATCCTGGAAGAACTCCGTGAACAGCTGCGCCTCGCCGAGGGCCGTGAGCCCGAGCCGTCGGCCGGGGTCATGGACTCGCAGTCGGTCAAGGCCGCCGACACCGTCGGCAGGGACTCCCGCGGCTACGACGCGGGTAAGAAGGTCAACGGCCGTAAGCGGTTCATCGTCACCGACACCCTCGGTCTGCTGGTCGTGGTCTGCGTGATGTCAGCGTCGTGGCAGGACCGCGACGGCGCGAAGACGACCCTGCTCAGCACCTACACGGCCTCGCCGATCCGGTACGTGTTCGCCGATCAGGGCTTCGCCGGCAAGCTGGTCGACTGGGCTGCCGAGACCCTGAAGATCACCGTCGAGATCGTCCGCAAACCAGCGGACCAGCAAGGTTTCGTCGTGCACCCGAAGCGGTGGGTCGTCGAACGCAGCCTTGCTTGGCTTACCGCGCACCGCCGCCTGGCCCGCGACTACGAACGCGACCCCGCAGTGTCCGAAGCGCTCATCCGATGGGCCGCGATCAACACCATGGTCCGCCGCCTCGACCGTGGCCGACCTGCCACCCGACAAGCCCGCCGGACACTCAGCGCGCCCGGATAA
- a CDS encoding IS5 family transposase, whose amino-acid sequence MSSRRGYPSDLTDAQWDLVKGLLPEPSGDGRPEKHPRREIVNAILYLVRSGCPWRYLPADLPPWQTVYWYFVRWEEAGVTESLLTVLRVKARVAQGRAAEPSAGVLDSQSVKGADTVGRDSRGYDAGKKINGRKRFIVTDTAGLLITACVLAASWQDRDGGKTALLGLYLTSPVRHVFADSGFAGRFVDWAADRLRTTVEIVRKPADQRGFAVQPRRWVVERTLAWLTAHRRLARDYERDPAVSEALIRWAAINGMLRRITRGHPSRRQSRRALTRI is encoded by the coding sequence GTGTCATCGCGCCGTGGGTACCCGTCCGACCTGACCGACGCCCAGTGGGACCTCGTCAAAGGCCTCCTTCCTGAGCCCAGCGGCGACGGACGGCCCGAGAAACATCCACGCCGCGAGATCGTCAACGCGATCCTCTACCTGGTGCGGTCGGGCTGTCCGTGGCGGTATCTGCCAGCGGACCTGCCGCCTTGGCAGACGGTGTACTGGTATTTCGTCCGGTGGGAGGAGGCCGGGGTGACGGAGAGCCTGCTGACCGTGTTGCGGGTCAAGGCCCGGGTGGCGCAGGGCCGCGCTGCGGAGCCCTCGGCCGGGGTGCTGGACTCGCAGAGCGTCAAGGGCGCCGACACCGTCGGACGCGACTCGCGTGGCTACGACGCCGGCAAGAAGATCAACGGCAGGAAACGGTTCATCGTCACCGACACCGCCGGGCTGCTGATCACCGCCTGCGTCCTGGCCGCCTCGTGGCAGGACCGCGACGGCGGCAAGACCGCCCTGCTCGGTCTCTATCTGACCAGCCCGGTCCGGCACGTCTTCGCCGATTCCGGGTTCGCCGGCCGGTTCGTCGACTGGGCCGCCGACCGGCTGCGAACCACCGTGGAGATCGTGCGAAAACCCGCTGACCAGCGCGGCTTCGCGGTGCAACCGCGCCGCTGGGTCGTCGAACGAACTCTGGCCTGGCTCACCGCCCACCGCCGCCTGGCCCGTGACTACGAACGCGACCCCGCCGTCTCCGAAGCCCTCATCCGCTGGGCAGCCATCAACGGCATGCTCCGCCGGATCACCCGCGGACACCCATCACGACGCCAATCCCGCCGCGCCCTGACCCGCATCTGA
- a CDS encoding NucA/NucB deoxyribonuclease domain-containing protein: MAPRVHPDGLTISGQALAGTHELATLGSGDESVAMSYTGNLPDPLLDGDKAIYPEVKTGIDLVVQATVTGVESFFIVKNRKAAAQVGELTVPITGVDVASHRLTNDGRLTLLDEDRNVLASTPAPLMWDSRTDPDTGDPLAVRTMGISATAVAARDTSIDAEAVDGAGVKLTIEPDAAFLKDPRTVYPVTIDPTVHLGAPVFDTWVRDGVTEDLSTRTYLEIGLRDGKVSRAFVNFDTAAFKGKKITDATVVLGNYLSASCNIYYQVGTVTAPSTASRWTSQPTWRFTDGQSNESWGGPTGCSTVQPSSVKATSFFQRASDEGRDVAYLGVRAVNEASSSSQKRFYSMEYNGGAQAPGAVVTYAYQSPILTARATESSSQCLTGTSRPVLNTLTPELSATFTDVDSTATDATFEYQTVSGTPVGTSTVAATATGTRAAVTVEQDLFTSEQSYRWRVMATDSTGMSSGWSAWCEFTIRANFASPTVESGPVETYTEPTDPSPMPVEGEDEVGVDETETEDWTPATSDALQDTPSALSFDASPTATVASADCDAGSGASVDTSFSCTHVSKETPTDSIDVSDVVSQQASAAGTSVTTPVGKLGNTPLPDYCKTGVGQWKVTRTSACWFQHVETWLWTVTKNGMRLDGKIFYDAYRYTRMSQKGGTVDYHVYLRVTGFEGLATGVRAANVGMWCNQTCAKVEVQKSSPSLDRIGKWVQFSGTFRPPVSAGTRAARYATMEYYVGRTKDQKKGWWHPSSNWIRCDRDTKTVTASLGCVVPNYIPTLKYSKSGPYPELARHIGRAQDSGLPGEPGAGVLDGEPGTSNALNRVYSPTFMRKNRAKACSSDIKIYKTAGNSCDEYPFASTWQGAYTQQSGTTVAVLPRTQADCGLPPETRFGSYGYSRCYIDENQNSNGGGMLGKFYSASESRILNGDKFFVKIVA, encoded by the coding sequence GTGGCGCCTCGGGTTCACCCGGACGGTCTGACGATCTCGGGCCAAGCGCTCGCCGGCACTCACGAGCTTGCAACGCTGGGTTCCGGGGATGAATCTGTCGCGATGAGCTATACCGGGAACCTGCCGGATCCACTTCTGGATGGTGATAAAGCTATCTACCCCGAGGTCAAGACTGGGATTGACCTGGTCGTTCAGGCGACAGTCACCGGGGTCGAGAGCTTCTTTATCGTTAAGAACCGTAAGGCGGCCGCCCAAGTCGGCGAGCTAACCGTTCCTATCACCGGTGTGGATGTCGCCTCTCATCGGTTGACCAACGACGGGCGACTAACCCTGCTGGACGAGGATCGCAATGTCCTCGCTAGCACCCCGGCTCCGCTGATGTGGGATTCACGTACTGACCCGGATACTGGAGATCCGCTCGCCGTCCGGACGATGGGTATATCCGCGACGGCGGTTGCCGCCCGGGACACGTCGATAGACGCCGAAGCGGTGGATGGTGCTGGTGTCAAACTCACGATTGAGCCCGATGCAGCTTTCCTGAAGGATCCTCGTACCGTTTATCCCGTCACGATTGACCCGACGGTCCACCTTGGCGCTCCAGTCTTCGACACGTGGGTGCGTGACGGCGTCACAGAGGACCTCTCGACTCGTACGTATCTCGAGATCGGACTTCGCGACGGCAAGGTGTCACGCGCGTTCGTCAACTTCGACACTGCGGCGTTTAAGGGCAAGAAGATTACCGACGCGACCGTCGTGTTGGGCAATTATCTTTCCGCTAGCTGTAACATCTATTATCAGGTCGGTACGGTCACTGCACCAAGCACCGCAAGTCGGTGGACCAGTCAGCCCACCTGGCGCTTCACCGACGGCCAGTCCAACGAGTCGTGGGGCGGCCCGACGGGTTGCAGCACAGTGCAGCCGTCCTCCGTTAAGGCCACTTCATTCTTCCAGCGCGCCTCGGACGAAGGGCGCGATGTTGCCTATCTCGGCGTTCGCGCCGTCAACGAAGCTTCTTCGAGCTCGCAGAAGCGCTTCTACTCCATGGAGTACAACGGCGGAGCGCAGGCACCCGGCGCGGTCGTTACATACGCGTACCAAAGCCCCATCCTCACCGCGCGCGCTACCGAATCCAGCAGCCAATGCCTGACCGGCACCTCCCGTCCGGTACTCAACACACTCACCCCGGAGTTGTCGGCAACCTTCACAGACGTCGATTCCACCGCGACCGACGCCACCTTCGAATATCAGACCGTTTCGGGGACGCCGGTTGGGACCAGCACCGTTGCAGCCACCGCGACTGGGACCCGTGCGGCCGTAACGGTCGAACAAGACCTCTTCACATCGGAGCAGTCGTACCGCTGGCGAGTCATGGCCACTGACAGCACGGGCATGAGTTCAGGCTGGTCCGCCTGGTGCGAGTTCACCATCCGGGCGAATTTCGCAAGCCCGACCGTGGAATCGGGACCTGTTGAAACGTACACCGAACCGACCGATCCTTCACCCATGCCGGTGGAAGGCGAAGACGAGGTGGGCGTCGACGAGACGGAAACGGAAGATTGGACGCCGGCTACTAGCGATGCGCTCCAAGACACCCCGAGCGCGTTGAGCTTCGACGCATCACCGACTGCCACGGTTGCAAGCGCCGACTGCGACGCCGGATCTGGCGCATCCGTCGACACCAGCTTCTCATGCACACACGTCTCCAAGGAGACGCCTACGGATTCTATCGATGTCTCCGACGTCGTCAGCCAGCAGGCATCGGCGGCCGGCACCTCAGTTACGACACCGGTCGGCAAGCTGGGTAACACTCCGCTGCCGGACTACTGCAAAACCGGCGTAGGTCAGTGGAAAGTCACGCGCACCTCGGCGTGCTGGTTCCAACATGTGGAGACGTGGCTCTGGACGGTGACAAAAAACGGAATGCGCCTCGACGGCAAGATCTTCTATGACGCGTACCGCTACACCCGCATGAGCCAGAAGGGTGGCACCGTCGACTACCACGTCTATCTGCGGGTTACCGGATTCGAGGGCCTCGCCACGGGAGTCCGCGCCGCCAACGTTGGTATGTGGTGCAACCAGACCTGCGCGAAGGTGGAGGTGCAGAAGAGCTCCCCGAGTCTTGATCGAATTGGCAAATGGGTGCAGTTCAGCGGAACCTTCCGTCCGCCGGTCTCCGCCGGTACGCGAGCCGCGAGGTACGCGACGATGGAGTATTACGTCGGGCGCACGAAGGACCAGAAGAAGGGGTGGTGGCACCCCAGCTCGAACTGGATCCGCTGCGACCGGGACACGAAGACCGTTACCGCCTCGCTCGGCTGTGTCGTACCGAACTACATTCCAACGCTCAAATATAGTAAGAGCGGTCCGTACCCTGAGCTGGCACGGCACATTGGGCGCGCGCAGGACAGCGGCCTGCCCGGCGAACCTGGCGCAGGCGTCCTCGATGGGGAACCAGGTACATCCAACGCCCTTAATCGCGTGTATAGCCCCACCTTCATGAGGAAGAACAGGGCGAAGGCTTGCTCGAGCGACATCAAGATATACAAAACGGCTGGGAATTCGTGCGACGAGTACCCGTTCGCATCGACCTGGCAAGGTGCTTACACACAACAATCGGGCACCACGGTCGCGGTCCTGCCCAGAACTCAGGCGGACTGCGGGCTTCCACCGGAGACGCGATTCGGGTCCTACGGCTACAGTCGCTGCTACATCGATGAGAACCAGAACAGCAACGGAGGCGGCATGCTCGGCAAGTTCTACTCGGCGTCTGAAAGCCGCATCCTCAACGGTGACAAGTTCTTCGTAAAAATCGTCGCCTGA
- a CDS encoding SRPBCC family protein, translating to MLAFLKITRTTTRASRVRETGSVELPQAAATMWSFLSDPASSTKLNQAELGVTLPGSPQGLGEIQVAVFGTGNGRHARVHEVVELEPGRRAVTRSLTTTFPAYSVLSIEPTGPESCRLTQEFWVDVPAGIALDTVRAVKHNCHQELRTMMNLLSEVAPGLEP from the coding sequence ATGCTGGCGTTCCTGAAGATCACGCGGACAACAACGAGGGCCAGCCGCGTCAGAGAGACCGGCTCCGTGGAGCTCCCGCAAGCGGCCGCCACGATGTGGTCGTTCCTGTCAGACCCGGCGTCCTCGACGAAGCTCAACCAGGCCGAATTGGGCGTCACGCTGCCGGGCAGCCCGCAGGGCCTCGGCGAGATCCAGGTGGCCGTCTTCGGCACCGGCAACGGCCGACATGCCCGGGTCCACGAGGTCGTCGAGCTGGAGCCCGGCCGGCGCGCCGTGACCCGCAGCCTGACCACCACCTTCCCCGCCTACAGCGTCCTGAGTATCGAGCCGACAGGCCCCGAATCGTGCCGGCTAACGCAGGAGTTCTGGGTAGACGTTCCCGCGGGAATCGCCCTCGACACAGTGCGGGCCGTCAAGCACAACTGCCATCAGGAGTTGCGCACAATGATGAATCTCCTGTCGGAGGTGGCTCCTGGATTGGAACCCTGA